One Peromyscus leucopus breed LL Stock chromosome 6, UCI_PerLeu_2.1, whole genome shotgun sequence genomic region harbors:
- the Ghsr gene encoding growth hormone secretagogue receptor type 1, translating into MWNATPSEEPEPNVTLDLDWDASPGNDSMTDELLPLFPAPLLAGVTATCVALFVVGISGNLLTMLVVSRFRELRTTTNLYLSSMAFSDLLIFLCMPLDLVRLWQYRPWNFGDLLCKLFQFVSESCTYATVLTITALSVERYFAICFPLRAKVVVTKGRVKLVILVIWAVAFCSAGPIFVLVGVEHENGTDPRDTNECRATEFAVRSGLLTVMVWVSSVFFFLPVFCLTVLYSLIGRKLWRRRGDAAVGASLRDQNHKQTVKMLAVVVFAFILCWLPFHVGRYLFSKSFEPGSLEIAQISQYCNLVSFVLFYLSAAINPILYNIMSKKYRVAVFKLLGFESFSPRKLSTLKDESSRAWAKSSTNT; encoded by the exons ATGTGGAACGCGACGCCCAGCGAGGAGCCGGAGCCTAACGTCACTCTGGACCTGGACTGGGACGCTTCCCCCGGCAACGACTCGATGACGGACGAGCTGCTGCCGCTGTTCCCCGCGCCGCTGCTGGCGGGCGTCACCGCCACCTGCGTGGCGCTCTTTGTGGTGGGCATCTCGGGCAACCTGCTcaccatgctggtggtgtcccgCTTCCGCGAGCTGCGCACCACCACCaacctctacctgtccagcaTGGCCTTCTCCGACCTGCTCATCTTCCTGTGCATGCCGCTGGACCTCGTCCGCCTCTGGCAGTACCGGCCCTGGAACTTTGGCGACCTGCTCTGCAAACTCTTCCAGTTCGTCAGCGAGAGCTGCACCTACGCCACGGTCCTCACCATCACCGCGCTGAGCGTCGAGCGCTACTTCGCCATCTGCTTCCCGCTGCGGGCCAAGGTGGTGGTCACCAAGGGCCGCGTGAAGCTGGTCATCCTTGTCATCTGGGCCGTGGCCTTCTGCAGCGCGGGGCCCATCTTCGTGCTGGTGGGGGTGGAGCACGAGAACGGGACCGACCCTCGGGACACCAACGAGTGCCGCGCCACTGAGTTCGCAGTGCGCTCTGGGCTGCTCACGGTCATGGTGTGGGTGTCCAGCGTCTTCTTCTTCCTGCCGGTCTTCTGCCTCACCGTGCTCTACAGTCTCATCGGGAGGAAGCTGTGGCGGAGGCGCGGCGATGCGGCGGTGGGCGCCTCACTCAGGGACCAGAACCACAAGCAGACGGTGAAGATGCTTG CTGTGGTGGTGTTTGCCTTCATCCTCTGCTGGCTGCCCTTCCATGTGGGAAGGTACCTGTTTTCCAAGTCCTTCGAGCCCGGCTCTCTAGAGATTGCTCAAATCAGCCAGTACTGCAACCTTGTGTCCTTCGTCCTCTTCTACCTCAGTGCTGCCATCAACCCCATCCTGTACAACATCATGTCCAAGAAGTACCGGGTGGCGGTGTTCAAGCTTCTGGGGTTTGAGTCCTTCTCGCCGAGAAAGCTCTCCACTCTGAAGGATGAAAGCTCCCGGGCCTGGGCAAAGTCGAGCACCAACACATGA